From Methanomassiliicoccales archaeon, a single genomic window includes:
- a CDS encoding DUF2111 domain-containing protein — protein sequence MVASLFAYFMDNPSQRYTIYHIWKMYSIIVERGSVGRKELAEILDLGEGTVRTIMEKMKEDGSIELSRRGASITDQGQRRLSSLGIEIRPIEIENITLGEIDCAVLARCVAPLVKDGCEQRDDAVKAGAIGATTLIALGGRMVFPGDEKYPDQSTSDKLNQLFRIRDGDALIIGTANSYDVAEKGAVTAALRLHAPSFRCGKENGLLSEFMDPEDVKCLAIAIHELVGYMPVAIRTKNQLGVLCEEGLIVSDRYTGPYLEEALRTGKTLRTVPKIGLYTGVPVICVPIQRKGKAVLVIGLVDLTKLSIHDLMGRIKRDGLQIQYKTPDSVSIQ from the coding sequence ATGGTAGCTTCCCTTTTCGCATACTTCATGGACAATCCGTCGCAGAGGTACACGATCTACCATATCTGGAAGATGTACTCTATCATTGTTGAAAGAGGATCCGTTGGCAGGAAAGAGCTGGCCGAGATCCTTGACCTGGGCGAGGGCACAGTGAGGACTATAATGGAGAAGATGAAGGAAGATGGGTCCATAGAGTTGTCAAGGCGGGGAGCCTCTATTACTGACCAGGGCCAAAGGAGACTGAGCAGCCTCGGCATCGAAATACGGCCAATTGAGATCGAGAACATAACACTCGGTGAAATTGACTGCGCCGTCCTCGCAAGATGCGTGGCACCTCTGGTGAAAGATGGCTGCGAACAGAGAGATGACGCAGTGAAAGCAGGTGCGATCGGCGCAACCACGCTCATAGCACTAGGCGGAAGAATGGTATTCCCGGGCGATGAGAAGTACCCCGACCAGTCGACTTCTGACAAGCTTAATCAGCTATTTCGAATCCGCGACGGGGACGCCTTGATAATTGGCACCGCCAATTCGTACGATGTGGCCGAGAAGGGCGCCGTGACAGCAGCGCTCAGACTCCACGCCCCTTCATTCAGATGCGGGAAGGAGAACGGCCTACTGTCGGAGTTTATGGACCCAGAAGACGTAAAATGCCTTGCCATTGCCATTCATGAGCTCGTAGGGTATATGCCCGTTGCGATAAGGACGAAGAACCAGCTTGGGGTCCTCTGCGAAGAAGGATTGATAGTCAGCGATAGGTACACAGGACCCTACCTGGAAGAGGCCTTAAGGACAGGCAAGACACTTAGGACTGTTCCCAAAATCGGACTGTACACGGGCGTGCCAGTTATCTGCGTCCCAATACAGAGGAAGGGGAAAGCGGTCTTAGTGATAGGACTGGTTGATTTGACGAAACTCTCCATCCATGACCTGATGGGGAGAATTAAGAGAGATGGACTTCAAATCCAATATAAAACCCCTGATTCGGTTTCAATCCAATAG
- a CDS encoding methylamine methyltransferase corrinoid protein reductive activase: MGYGIALDLGTSGYRTHLVDLKQNGRIISTAITMRHPLPGANIMDHLHFWLENGSEVGHGIIAGTVDRLISLHNVSPNEIERMGICGNPAQLSMFENVEVRDLAYAGQSLLKRLNVDVPSRRAHTVSAEELDIKSVRPDAEVRIPPSIRHEIGADALAMIMKSHLLDNKETCMVTDYGTNAEMGLFHDGELYTGSAAAGPAMEGQSIDFGMLAAPQAISDVVVEPDGSWTNKVLDQGLDARMGDVVDPIGGEVKFRSGVKARGITGTGVVAVVASGLETGIIKLPHIISPDKKIHLQDRVMISEHDIMEAGKAMGAIRAGHKTLIEEVGISDQDVQTMYLAGASGTYVDPIKAQTVGLVPRIIGKTVQIGNTSLMMAYDLLTQDDGMDRMQATADSIASKHIMFATSRIFEDLYVNEIGYWLEGMPMDRFNSLLKKNGYQPMPEIRRPKATLRVVNRDIPVIGHLGLKTLEDIGVYLLKEFQGCHGCKKCMGACLERALRVEKTGEGHFRVRIATEFCLGTACKKCESICPENVFKFSDLEIVKRTDSQ, encoded by the coding sequence ATGGGGTATGGGATAGCGCTCGACCTCGGCACTTCCGGATATCGAACACATCTGGTTGACCTCAAGCAGAATGGCAGAATCATCTCAACCGCAATCACTATGCGACATCCTTTGCCGGGAGCCAATATCATGGACCATCTTCATTTCTGGCTCGAGAACGGATCGGAAGTTGGCCATGGTATCATCGCCGGGACCGTGGATAGACTGATATCGCTGCATAATGTCAGCCCAAACGAGATTGAACGGATGGGCATATGCGGAAACCCGGCACAGCTCTCGATGTTCGAGAACGTGGAAGTGCGTGACCTGGCCTATGCTGGACAGTCTCTGCTCAAGCGTCTGAACGTCGATGTGCCCTCACGGCGGGCACACACCGTGTCAGCTGAGGAATTGGACATTAAGTCCGTGCGCCCCGATGCGGAGGTACGCATACCACCATCAATCAGGCACGAAATTGGCGCAGACGCCCTGGCCATGATCATGAAATCTCATTTGTTGGACAATAAAGAAACCTGTATGGTGACCGACTATGGGACGAACGCCGAGATGGGGCTTTTTCACGATGGTGAACTCTACACGGGCTCGGCCGCTGCTGGACCAGCGATGGAAGGTCAGTCTATCGATTTCGGGATGCTTGCGGCCCCCCAAGCGATATCCGATGTTGTTGTCGAACCAGACGGTTCATGGACCAACAAGGTCTTGGATCAAGGCCTGGACGCCAGGATGGGAGATGTTGTAGACCCAATAGGCGGGGAGGTGAAGTTCCGCAGCGGAGTCAAGGCAAGAGGAATCACCGGAACTGGGGTGGTGGCGGTGGTCGCGAGCGGCCTAGAGACTGGAATCATCAAGTTGCCACATATCATCAGTCCAGACAAGAAGATACACCTTCAGGACCGAGTGATGATATCCGAGCACGACATAATGGAAGCTGGCAAAGCCATGGGAGCTATCCGCGCAGGGCATAAGACGCTGATTGAAGAGGTGGGTATTAGCGATCAGGATGTACAGACAATGTACTTGGCAGGTGCGTCAGGCACCTATGTCGATCCGATCAAGGCGCAGACGGTTGGGCTAGTGCCACGAATCATCGGGAAGACGGTTCAGATCGGCAACACTTCACTGATGATGGCCTACGATTTGCTCACGCAGGACGATGGAATGGATAGAATGCAGGCGACGGCTGACTCAATCGCATCGAAGCACATCATGTTCGCGACATCCAGAATCTTTGAAGACCTGTATGTGAACGAGATCGGCTATTGGCTCGAAGGGATGCCCATGGACAGATTCAACTCGCTACTCAAGAAGAACGGTTATCAGCCGATGCCAGAAATCAGACGGCCGAAGGCGACATTGAGAGTCGTGAATCGAGACATACCTGTAATCGGTCATCTAGGCCTCAAGACGTTGGAAGACATAGGAGTGTACCTGCTGAAGGAGTTCCAAGGCTGCCACGGCTGCAAGAAGTGCATGGGAGCGTGCCTAGAACGTGCCCTCCGGGTTGAGAAGACCGGGGAGGGCCATTTCAGAGTACGTATCGCCACCGAGTTCTGCCTCGGCACAGCTTGCAAGAAATGCGAGTCCATCTGCCCCGAAAACGTTTTCAAATTCAGCGATCTCGAAATAGTGAAGAGAACAGATAGCCAATGA